CTTGGTGCTGAGACTCGTGACTTACATACAGTTGAGACTATCTCAACAGTGGGCAAAATTGTGTTGAGGTGAAATTTCTGTTGAGTTATATGTTTTCTAGAAAAAGGGTTGCATTTTTAACATTTATCATTACTTCAGTGCAAATATGATGACTGTTTTTTTGGCTCTGCTTCTGACTGATAGGATAAGTCTTAGTGGTGTGGTTGGTGGTGCATGTGGGCACCTTTATCTTTATGTAATAGCTATCTTATCTCTAAGCTACCTGCCCTCTATGGTTGGACATCTATATATGTACCCAAACTGCTAGGTTATTGTTAGAGTTAATAGAAAGAATTCAGTTTGGGCCAACATTGACTTGCCTTCATTGATTTAGTTATATTCGTTTGCCACTTTTTACAGGCTGAGAAGGTATTCCACCATGATTTGTCAGCAAGTGTACTGTGAAACATGTGGGAGAACCCATGACCCAGTTGGAGTCTATTGCTTATCAAATTCAGCCTTTGTTTAATCTACATGGGAAACTCTTTCTGTCTATTAATGTTTTATCACCGTCACAAATTTGTCATGAAACACGGATTTTTTAGTCTATGGATTAAGTGCTTTCTAGGTGTGACTGTGCGGGCTGCTATCAAAGTTAACACATCTGTGATCATTTGCTTCACCACTTCTGGGCGGGCTGCAAGGTAGATAGAAATGAATATTGCTTCTACAGTCGTGCAGTTTAGTGGAAATTAGTCTCATGCATATCTATATGATCTGCAGGCTCACCGCTAAGTATAGGCCCAGCATGCTTGTTCTTTCTGTTGCCATTCCTCATCTAAAGACAAACCAACTGAAGTGGAGTTTCACTGGTGCTTTTGAGGTAGTGTGTTCATGATCTTTCGTGTTTCCTATTTGTGCAATATGGGCATTGTCTCATTATTATTGGCATGCTTTTCATTTATTTGTGAATGGTAACATTGGTCTTGTGAAGTTTCTCTTGTTGACATTGAACATGAACCATACAGCATTGCATAACTCAGTATAGAATAGCTGTATGTCAATATGTCCCATGTGATACTCGGAAGAGGCAGGTTATTTGGCTATCAAACTTTTGTGCCACATGGCAACATTATTACTATCCCATGCAGAGTGTCGTTCTGAATTTTGATACATATTGGTTCATTTTCCCCCAGTACTCTGTTCATTCATGATTCTAGTAGGATTTCTCTCAATACTGCATGTGGCATCTTCCTTTTCTTGAGACATTTTTTATTCAAAACAATAATTAAGAGCCTTGACTCCTTTTTGTTTGAGAAGACAGGCCTGTGCTGATATTTGGCACTATGTAACTCGTATTTGTTGTATGGTTTCTTCTAGGCAAGACAATCACTCATTGTTTTTCCTGATGCTTGTTGATCCACGGCATCCAGTAAGTTAACAATCTCTTTTAATTCATGAATCTAGTATGCAACACATACTGGTTGGATTTCGTTCAGTTGCAAAATACATTAATCCCTATCATTGGGAGGGAGGAATTCTACAGATTTGTAGCACACTAGAATGCAGCTCACTAATTCAATTCTAAACCTTTTCATGGTCTGATAGCATGGTTAATCAAAAGATATTTCCAATTTTAAAAATTCTCTGGTTAATTGAGCCAATCCTTATAGGAGAAGGCTTCATTAAACTGATAATGCTTGAAGTGGTGATGCCACTTAGCTTGTTCTTGGTGCTTAACTCTGGTTGTCTTAATCTCCTGAGCAGATATGAAGTTTTTGTTTTGTCATGTTTCGTGTATTTCCATTGCGTGGTGCAAATTGATTGATTACTCCTGTCCGAACTAATGAGTGATTGCCTGGTGACTTGGTATTAATCATATACATTGGCTTTCAGGCTGAGTCTACCAGCGCTGCAAATGAGTCAGTTCTGAAGGTTTATCTTGACCACGGCAAAGCCTCTGGTGTGATGAATTTCCATGATTGTGTCGTTGTTCGGCAGATAGCAGGAGTCATTGGTTGTGAAGATCTTGAGCTGGATGACTGGACACGTCTACTAGGGCATTGTTTTGCCGATTTTTGTCTAGGGTGAAACTTAGTGGCCTTTGCAAAATAAGGAGTTTTTCCTATGATGCCATCCCAGGATTTTGCTTAGCAATGTAAAACTCCTACGATGTATGTTGAAGTTTTCAAATTATACAACATTACAACCTAAATGTGCTCCATCAAACTGTAGATCCCTTGCTATTGTTTGACCAGAGCCTGTTTTTCATTCATCTATTCATTTTGCCGCTCATCACGTTTGTTTTGATCAATTCAATTGGGAGAAAGGTTATTAGTATCTTGATCTGTTTCTTATACTAGCATGAAATCTACCATCCTGTCAGTGTTTAAACACTTAGGTGAATGCAGTCTGGTCTAGATCCTACGCAGGAACTCAATTAGATAAGTACCAGCGTGTGTCTAAAGGACTAGTTACCGTTGTGAATCAACGCTGATACTGTTTTAGCAAGTCATTAGAACCAACGCTTACATAGCAAAACAGTTGACACAGCTCTCTCTTTGTATTCAACTTCTCATAGCTTGTAATATACAAATTCATTTGCTTCTTGATCATTTACAAGTGTTGATAGCTTCACTCCAGCCTTTACAATGTTCACACAACAATATTTGAAACTATACATATCCTTTTAGCTTGCTATGCTAGTGCCATTATCAGGCACTATGGAAGGAATGGTATAATGAAGCTacaatttgtaaaaaaaaaaaaagcagtagTTCCAGTGGACCAGTCCTCCAGCCCTGTGGTGGCAGGGCGCTTACTCTATATTGTGCCCAGGGCAACTTAATGAACAATTTTTACTCAAAAAGCTACCGATGCTTCCATCAGAATAGGTCACTAGTTTGATGGGTTATTCAGTATGATTGCCAAGTGTTGCTGCGTTGTTCCTCGATGACAGGAGTGCGTGACATCTGCGGAGGATAAGAAGATATCCAATTTGCCCACAAATTTGCAACTTTAACAATATAGTGATTGCCATTCCACATGATCAACTTCATTCCTACATGGAAGCAACAGGAGTAATTCGTTGAGCTCTTGAAAGAAAAATCAGACAGCCAAAAAATTTTCATTCTGAAAATAGTAGAACCGCAGCACAAGTTTTACCTGGTACAGAACTGGGTGGCAGGAGGCTTAGTCTACATGTTGTCTTGTTGGTGGGAAGAAAATTTTGTAGGCTGGGCACCTCAAGTTCATTAATATTGTTTATGGACTCCAAAAGAGCTTTAGCCACAGATGCATCTACGTGATTGCTGTCAACAACCCTTTTAAGAGCCATTTCTAAACCACTTGTCCAAGCATTAATACATCTGTCCAAACAAACCAGCATTTTACTCAACATTCCAGGATCTGCAAGAACCCAAGGCTTGAAACACTGCATGGAGAAACATAAAATCTGTGCAACTCTATATATCTCCCCAAGAGCAATAAAGTAATGACCACCTGTAAAACCAACATAGCTGAAAGTTTATAGTTGAATTCCATCTGTGAAGATAAACGATCATCCAAAAACAAACGATAAAGCTTTACTGATTGTGCAAAATATTTATACCTTCAGAAATCACTCGGTCGCAGACATTTGTATGACAAGATTCTTGCCAAATCGCTGCACCATACTGCAATTCTTGGGCACAGGGCAGAAGCATACTGTACCATGCACCAACATAGTCACCTTGTTCCTTTCTGGAAGCTAGCTCCAATGTATGAAGGGTGGAAACACTGTGCTTGTAAAGTTCAACTGCCACACTTGTATCTTCAATTGCCTGTAATTACGTATCACACAGAAAATGTTCAATCAATATATTATTTACTTTCCCTAATCAAAATCAGATCATCAGTCCATCAATCATTCTATCAAGAAGCAGAAGTTAAAAATTGCAAGATTGAGTGCACATACTGCACATAATAAACAACAGAAATTCACTCAAGAAAAATTTCAAGAGTCATTTACCAAAAGGGATTGCTGGTGATAATAATAAACAGTGACATCACGACAAAATCATGATGTCAAACTGAGCAGAGAGAAATTAGGTGGTTGAGAAAGAATATTAGTGTATTGATCTTAAATAAATTTAGATTAAAAATCAATATTTCAAGACAGCAatttacaagaaggaaaacttTATTTCTGATTTCTGCACTGCCAACAGTAGGGAAAGCTCCTACAACAGCATACTGATAATGAGCAGGAACTTACGTAACATAAACGATTATACTTATACATACCCGTGAAATCTTTTCTGCTAAACAATACTCTTGTTCAAAATCCTTCAGTTGTTCCTCTTTGATACAGTTAAGCAGTTCTGTTATACATACATCCCTAGGATGTTCCTCTGTCCAAAAGCCATTGGGCAGTGAAGAATCTTTTAGTTTGTCATATATTTCCTGGATATTGAGGAAAATGCATTAAAAATTATAGTTTGTCCTCGAATTGATGCATGTTAACTCAAAGAAATTTTCGATATATTCAAAAGACAAATCTCATTTATAACCACAGATAATCAGAACACACCTGAATCTCCCTTCCGATTGCTGTTGCTTTCCTGTTTTCACCAGAGAGTGTAAAAACCTTCTGTGCTGCCTGAAGGCATATCCTTAGTTACTAAATcatgaagcaacaaaatataCCAATAAAGTCGTTTATAGTGTATTGAGTAATCACCAACCTTAAGATCCTTCACATGCCGGAATACTAGTGCCAAGGACTCTTCTTTCAACCTATGGTAGAAGTCAATCAAAATGCAATCACCTGTTGAACTACTGGAACGGTTTTCATCTGTTTCAAATGAAGAGTTCTGATCACTGATCATTAGTgtacatcaaaagaaaaataaactaaaattgTGTCAGCGGATAACTTAAATATAGTGAAATCTCACCATTTCATTGTTAGAAAACAAATCATACGAATTCTGCATACTTTCTGCAGAGCTTTCCTCAATGTGAATAACATCTGCCCGGACACTCTCTTTGTACAGGTTGAGTATGGCTGAATATGACAATAATGGTTTACTTTTTTGATAACCAGAGTCCAGAGGTCCTAGTGTTGTGAAACCAATGAGTTTGGTCGGTGATTTTCTAAAGCAGGTCAGGTTTGGCAGCCTAGCTTGAAATTTACAAGCATGTAAGGAATCAATAATCCTTCCATCTGTTACCCCAAAAACAGCGTCGTTCATATCATCCCAGTAGCCCACCCTTCATTTTACACCACACTTATTCAAGTTTGCATTATGTTAAGTATCACATTTCATCACCATATATACACATCATGCTTGAAATAATCATATATCATGCTGGGGAAATCCAAATGTTCCTTTCAGATAGTGCCGATGTCATTATACAGTCATTCCAACTAATGACTCCAAACATCTCATGGCAATTTGGCAAAGAAAGCTACTAAATAAGTTACGGAGGGAGAAATGCAACACAGAATGCCACGCTCACCTCAATCTTTCCCATCCCATCCCCAGGCGCTCGTCCGCCTCGATCCTGATCGGCAGgttccgccgtcgccgccgtgaaTTCCCAATCATCGTCTCCGATCCCTtcgccgtcctccgcctcctcttgCGGACCCGCAtccgcagcgccgccggcggtgggggaagGCTGAGATCCGTAGAGGCCAGCGATGAGGTCCTTCAGATCCGCTGGCCTCGATCCGTCGGTGGTGCAGGACACGGCGCGCTGTGGCGCggtggccgtcggcggcggccccgccgatccttcctcctcctggtcgtcgccggcgccgaacAGGGAGAGAGGGAGCGGGCCCCGCGGCTTCTCCCAGGAGGAGGGAGCGGCGTCGGAGGTGGCCGTCGGAGgggtgggcggcgcggaggcgtcCGCGTTGGATCCGAGCTCGCTCGCCACGAAGTCGCCCCAGTCGTCGTCGAAGGCCGCGAAGGTGGCCGGCCGGGGATCGGCGAGGGCCGGCTGCGGCGCGGTGGGCGCGGGTGCGGAGGCGAAGGTGAAGTCGCCGAAATCGAAGTCGTCGTCGAGGAAgggcgcggggggcggcgggaACGCGACGGCGTCCATTGCGCAGGGGAGCGGCGCTGGCGCGCGCGTGCGTTGTTGCTCGGCGGCTGGAAAGGGAGGGAATAATGCAACCCGTTGATGACGCGCAGGTATCAGTTTGTGCGGGCGGCCCACCCCACCAGGGCAAAACTTCCCTTCGATGTACACTGAATTCTAGGAAGAAAATTAGGTGCGCACCATATGTAAACCGCATCCAGTGCACACCCGTGCGCTCGCGTGACGCGTGGACGCCAATTCCAATCCGACGGGAGCCCTCGCGACACTCGTCCAGCGGCTCTCGCTCGCTCCGGGAACCGCGTGCGCCAGCGGCTCGCTCGGCTGCCTGGCTCGCGAATCGCACGGCTGCATGGACGCGTTTTCAGCGTCGGGAAGGAATTAACGCCAGCTAATCGCGCAGCAGTCGCGCGTGTCCTCCTCGGTGCTGCCGCTGTCAGTCTAGCTCAGCCGTCGTCTTCTTCGTCAGGTGGTAGTATCATGCCGACATGAGCTTGGCTCTCAAGGATGAACTGGCGCGGTAATTGGAATCAAATTAATCCATTGATTAGTAATTAACAGCAGTGTGCTAATGGAGTACGGAGGACTACTAGAGTAATTAGCTAGTCAACACAGGCTTTGCATCTGGCTACCCCAGCTGGATGGTTAGTCCGGGCCTTGGCTATGCATCGATCAACAACAAAAatgctttgcttgatttgatTTGGTTTGTTTTGGGGGGCTCGCTGAATGGGCGAGGAGCCGAGGATGACATCAGAAGTGTTCGAACAGCTGCTGCATGTCGGCGGCCTTGTCGTCGCACCGGTGCagcgcggcggggggcggcacCACGGGCGGGGGCGAGGATCGTAGCAGCGCCACATGTTGAGGCCCGTGAAGAAGGCGTGCGCCTTCACGTCGGCGGCGCCACTCTTCGACCCGAGCCGGGTGCGTGGGTCCTTGTCTAGGAGCCGTGCGATCAGgtcgcgcgccgcggcgtcgccgccgccgccgccgtgggaggaggcggcagcggggaACTCGAGCAAGCGGCGCACGATGTTGCAGAGCGTGGCCTTGCTGGTCTCCCCCACGAACGGGGTGCATCCGTAGATGAGCTCGTAGAGGAACACGCCGTAGGCCCACCAgtccacggcggcgccgtccccgccgccgcgcgccacctCGGGGGCCACATACTCGTGCGTTCCCACGAAGGAGCTCGACCGCGCGTCCACGGGCTCCGCCACGAAccgcggccggggcgcggcgGATGACCGGCGCTTCCACCGCCgcagacggaggagctgcaacTCCGGGATCGGGAGGCACGtcggcgctggcgccggcgcgcccTCCCCCCTGTCGCGGCTCCTCGCGTCCTCTagcgccggcgacgccgtggACTCGAGCGACAGGTCGAAGTCGGTGTCGGTGAGCATGATGTGGCCGTCGCCCCGGATGAGCACGTCCTCCGGCTTGAGGTCGCGGTACACGATGCCCATCATGTGCAGGTACTCGAGGGCGAGGAGCACCTCGCCGGCGTAGAACCGCGCGGAGGAGAGCGGGAAGCGGCGGCTCGGCATGCGGTGGTAGAGGGAGTGGAGGTCGCCGCCGGGGCAGAACTCCATGACGACGCACGAGAAATCCGCGCCGGCGTCGAAGTCCGCGAACATGGTGGGCAAGAACGGGTGGTCGAGCCGTCGGAAAACGCATCCATGCAGCCGTGCGATTCGCGAGCCATGCAGCCGAGCGAGCGAGCTGCTAGCGCACGCGGTTGCCGGAGCGAGCGAGCCGCTGGACGAGTATCGCGAGCGCTGCCGTCGGATTGGAATTGACGTCCACGCGTCACGCGAGCGCACGGGTGTGCACCGGATGGGGTTTGCATCCGGTGCGCACCTAATTTTCTCCCGAATTCTACCGTTCtgcgtttcaaaaaaaaatctactggTCTGAAACCGTACTGCgagggtggtaatggatcatagCCCTCATACCTCCTTCACAATCTAACTAAATCTTATCTATTTTtagtttaaaatcatatattattatagCCCGGTCCTTATGGAacccgatccttaaatttgctaggctaaattagaggatCCTTTATCACCCCTGTTTGTCATCGATCACTCAAACACACAAAGATGTAATTAGGTAAAGTGGAGTTTTTTACCATGATTTATACAAAATCTAAtgaaataaatattttgaaaataaGCCTACCCAATAAATATTttcacatcttgtttctttgtCGCACCAATCTGCATAGTGTGATTGGATCATGGTGTAACGCCATCATACATCGGCACTGCAAGCCTGCCACGCTAGCACGAGAGCTACAATTTGACTGGTACGTGGTAAAATGGTTGATAGATGAGAAGCACGATCCTTTTATATTGCTTTGCATTGAATATTTTATTAGTATATATGTCTTTCTGTTTTGAGCAAATTCCATGTCTCCATTTGAGTCGGTACTAGCTATATATCCATTCATTCAAGTTTCTTGTATATCCATATGGATTGAATTGGGATTGTTTTGCCTATCTAGATTAGGCCTAAAGAGTTCATAAAAATCATTGTCTCAGATAAGAATGGTGCCCGGTGATCAGAAAAAAGTATGGAATTCGCACAAGAAATCATGCGAGGCACGCTTTTAACTTCTTTCCATCTGCCGTGGGCTGTCGGCTGAGCTTGCGGGCTGGCCCGGTTTCCTTCTGTGGCTGGGCCGTCAGCTGAAAACCCCTGCTAGCTGGCCGGGTCCGTTACACCCGCCTCTACCTCCTCTCGGTAGTGTTTGTGACGCGAGCACTCGAAGATCGCGAAACCCAGCGCGACCCGACACGCAACTATGGCCACCGTCCGACCCCAATCGCCAGCGGGCCCCGCCCCTTCTCCCCCGCAGGAGGGGCGGCACGGTGACGCCCCCaacccgcccgccgcctccggcgaacccccagcggcggcgggtccgggcggcgggggcggcgagatCGCCGCGCTCGACAAGCAGcttgccgtcggcggcggcggcggcggtgaggagaGGAAGATGGGTGGAGGAGCTAGCGCCGGCGCAGGCGGGGGAAGGAAGCTGGTGGCGGAGGCCATGCGCAAGTACGCCGCGCCGCGGTCGTCGCGGTTCCACGGCGTCACAAGGTGCGGGCCGGCAACCCTGGGGAATAGGGGGGCGGTGGCCGCGGCTGCCCCGTCCGGGTGCCTCTCGTCGTGGTTTGGATTGATTAGGTTGTTCGCTGCTGCTCTGGCCGCAGGCTGAAGTGGAGCGGCAAGTACGAGGCGCACCTCTGGGACAACACCAGCCAGGTCGAGGGCCGCAAGCGCAAGGGCAAGCACGGTATGCACTCTACCAACCTCAACTCCGAGCTCTAGCTCACTGCAAAATCTTCTGAATGTTTCAACCATTGTTGTCTATATAAGATGGAACCAACCCTGCAGTTTAATTAGGTGTGTCGATGCCATGTGCAAATGCATTGCCTTAGGCAAACAGTGGCACATGTACTAAACGGCAGGATCAGTTATCCAGATTACATTTCTTTTTGCTTTTTGCGGCAGAGTAGCTAATCAGTCGAATACATCGTATTCCTGGCCTCTTTCATGATGTCTTAATTGCATCTTCAATACAGCAACTAGAGTTCAGAAAGTCACCTATTATGCTCTATCCTAATTCTACCTTTAAAGGAGGATAGATCATGAGGCTAGGATAGTATTATTGTGTTAAGAAAGTTTGTGCCTATGGATGGGTGCATCAGGTGCGCCGTCAATCTTGTATTCGTGAATGGTTTATCgatgttcttttttatttatctttGAAATAGGATATATAGCACCGCAAAACTTGTGCTTTATGAGGTACATGTATTGTGCTCAAAGTTATGTTTTCTGTAATCTTTATGATTTTCTATCAGAAATGTTAATCGCCATAATAAGGTGTAAATAGGTCACAATACAAGACGAATTTGATGCTTAAAAATGCGCTAGGATTCATGATATCAGCATATGCTCTGGATAAAGAGTCATTCTCCTAATAGCACATGTCCAGTCACGTCCCTAATTTTCCAGTCTTTTTAAGCTGATCCTTCATTTAATTGTGCATGGAACTTGGTTTCTACTCTTGGCTGCTGTTTGGTCTTCAGTGTACTTAGGTGAGTGGTGCTACTCGTGGAAGGGGCTCATTTGGAACACAAAACTGCTCAAGTTTTAACTTCTTTTCTGGCATCACAGGCAGCTATGTT
This genomic window from Setaria viridis chromosome 8, Setaria_viridis_v4.0, whole genome shotgun sequence contains:
- the LOC117833154 gene encoding uncharacterized protein isoform X1 yields the protein MDAVAFPPPPAPFLDDDFDFGDFTFASAPAPTAPQPALADPRPATFAAFDDDWGDFVASELGSNADASAPPTPPTATSDAAPSSWEKPRGPLPLSLFGAGDDQEEEGSAGPPPTATAPQRAVSCTTDGSRPADLKDLIAGLYGSQPSPTAGGAADAGPQEEAEDGEGIGDDDWEFTAATAEPADQDRGGRAPGDGMGKIENSSFETDENRSSSSTGDCILIDFYHRLKEESLALVFRHVKDLKAAQKVFTLSGENRKATAIGREIQEIYDKLKDSSLPNGFWTEEHPRDVCITELLNCIKEEQLKDFEQEYCLAEKISRAIEDTSVAVELYKHSVSTLHTLELASRKEQGDYVGAWYSMLLPCAQELQYGAAIWQESCHTNVCDRVISEGGHYFIALGEIYRVAQILCFSMQCFKPWVLADPGMLSKMLVCLDRCINAWTSGLEMALKRVVDSNHVDASVAKALLESINNINELEVPSLQNFLPTNKTTCRLSLLPPSSVPGMKLIMWNGNHYIVKVANLWANWISSYPPQMSRTPVIEEQRSNTWQSY
- the LOC117833154 gene encoding uncharacterized protein isoform X2; the protein is MNDAVFGVTDGRIIDSLHACKFQARLPNLTCFRKSPTKLIGFTTLGPLDSGYQKSKPLLSYSAILNLYKESVRADVIHIEESSAESMQNSYDLFSNNEMNSSFETDENRSSSSTGDCILIDFYHRLKEESLALVFRHVKDLKAAQKVFTLSGENRKATAIGREIQEIYDKLKDSSLPNGFWTEEHPRDVCITELLNCIKEEQLKDFEQEYCLAEKISRAIEDTSVAVELYKHSVSTLHTLELASRKEQGDYVGAWYSMLLPCAQELQYGAAIWQESCHTNVCDRVISEGGHYFIALGEIYRVAQILCFSMQCFKPWVLADPGMLSKMLVCLDRCINAWTSGLEMALKRVVDSNHVDASVAKALLESINNINELEVPSLQNFLPTNKTTCRLSLLPPSSVPGMKLIMWNGNHYIVKVANLWANWISSYPPQMSRTPVIEEQRSNTWQSY